The Pseudosulfitobacter pseudonitzschiae genome includes a region encoding these proteins:
- a CDS encoding TRAP transporter small permease subunit, with product MENDVTCEGFFRAAEGAKLGCLDKFQDSGLIQFIFGNLLEAVYNVFAALLNPAMWLNWTDPQAMMRFIYYGGSVELFFVAFLLLIIITVVGLWHRGFMWGCVRVIEGFNNTVGRFFAWAGLLMVLQQIVIVFMQRIFTRPDISIGFGIPMQFDISWFGEELKLYNALVVTLCVAYTFVQGGHVRVDLFYAGAKFRTKKIIDMFGAAFFMMPFAIITWMYGWFFLWRHLVTPNPSASDNLELLLRKARILKWNVETIGFSPNGFNGYFLFKILLIGFCAMVMLQAVATFYRSWCEMREGEESEGKYMDRDSLGAGEEAYEGTH from the coding sequence ATGGAAAACGACGTGACCTGCGAGGGATTTTTCCGGGCGGCAGAGGGCGCAAAGCTTGGCTGTCTCGATAAATTTCAGGACAGCGGACTGATACAGTTCATTTTTGGCAACCTGCTTGAGGCGGTCTACAACGTATTTGCGGCCCTGCTGAATCCGGCCATGTGGCTGAACTGGACTGACCCGCAGGCGATGATGCGCTTTATCTACTACGGCGGATCGGTCGAGCTGTTTTTTGTAGCGTTCCTGTTGCTGATCATCATCACAGTCGTTGGTCTCTGGCACCGTGGTTTCATGTGGGGCTGTGTGCGCGTCATCGAAGGGTTCAACAACACGGTGGGCCGCTTCTTTGCATGGGCGGGTCTGTTGATGGTGCTGCAACAGATCGTAATTGTTTTCATGCAGCGTATCTTTACGCGGCCCGATATTTCGATCGGCTTTGGTATTCCGATGCAGTTCGACATCTCGTGGTTTGGCGAAGAACTTAAGCTTTACAATGCTTTGGTGGTCACTCTTTGTGTGGCCTATACCTTTGTTCAGGGCGGGCACGTACGGGTTGACCTGTTTTATGCGGGTGCCAAGTTCCGCACCAAAAAGATCATCGACATGTTTGGCGCGGCCTTTTTCATGATGCCCTTTGCGATCATCACGTGGATGTACGGCTGGTTTTTTCTTTGGCGCCACCTTGTCACGCCGAACCCCTCGGCCTCGGACAATCTGGAGCTGTTGCTGCGCAAGGCACGCATCCTGAAATGGAACGTCGAGACCATCGGCTTTTCGCCCAACGGCTTTAACGGCTACTTCCTGTTCAAAATCCTGCTGATCGGGTTCTGCGCAATGGTGATGTTGCAGGCGGTTGCAACATTCTACCGCAGCTGGTGCGAGATGCGCGAAGGCGAGGAGTCCGAAGGCAAATACATGGACCGCGACAGCCTGGGTGCCGGCGAAGAAGCATATGAGGGCACGCACTGA
- a CDS encoding DUF2852 domain-containing protein codes for MTTVTAPASSASNPGWFAKAEGWLDDRGKGAWIALMVLGFVFFWPVGLATLFYMIWSKRMFNKSCSSRRMSRSLNTMRSTGNSAFDSYKADTLRRLEEEQTNFEAFLERLRDAKDKAEFDQFMDERAKPGRSDADA; via the coding sequence ATGACAACTGTTACTGCACCTGCTTCCTCTGCTTCGAACCCCGGTTGGTTCGCAAAAGCCGAAGGCTGGCTGGATGATCGCGGCAAAGGCGCATGGATCGCCCTTATGGTCCTTGGCTTTGTCTTTTTCTGGCCCGTCGGCCTTGCAACCCTGTTTTACATGATCTGGAGCAAACGTATGTTCAACAAATCCTGTTCGTCCCGCCGCATGTCCCGTTCGTTGAATACCATGCGCTCTACCGGAAACTCGGCGTTCGACAGCTACAAGGCTGACACGCTGCGCCGTCTGGAAGAAGAACAAACCAACTTCGAGGCCTTTCTGGAACGTCTGCGCGACGCCAAGGACAAGGCAGAGTTCGACCAGTTCATGGACGAACGCGCCAAGCCCGGCAGATCCGACGCCGACGCCTGA
- a CDS encoding arginyltransferase translates to MRHSLPLAPQFYVTAPQPCPYLEGRMERKLFTALQGESAGRLNDSLSHQGFRRSQNVLYRPSCTDCASCLSARINVAAFKPSKSQKRTLRRNADISRRVTSPWATEAQYDLFRHYLDSRHADGGMADMDVFEFAAMIEETPVRSRVIEYTGIDNDLIGTCLTDVLSDGLSMVYSFYTPDMPRHSLGTYLILDHIAIAREAGLPYVYLGYWVPGSQKMGYKSNFSGLEIYVGGKWTKLKNPEDYSPDTHPLSSDPIAEQVANISLPDSRPAR, encoded by the coding sequence ATGCGCCACTCGCTGCCTCTTGCTCCGCAGTTCTATGTTACCGCTCCGCAACCCTGCCCCTATCTGGAGGGCAGGATGGAGCGGAAACTGTTTACCGCCCTGCAAGGTGAGAGCGCAGGGCGACTGAACGACAGCCTGTCGCATCAGGGCTTTCGGCGCTCGCAAAATGTGCTGTACCGTCCGTCCTGCACCGATTGCGCTTCGTGTCTTTCGGCGCGCATTAATGTCGCCGCCTTCAAACCCAGCAAAAGCCAAAAGCGCACCCTGCGCCGCAACGCCGACATCAGCCGCCGCGTCACATCGCCGTGGGCCACCGAAGCCCAATATGATCTGTTCCGCCACTATCTTGACAGTCGCCATGCCGATGGCGGCATGGCTGATATGGACGTCTTCGAATTCGCCGCGATGATCGAGGAAACGCCGGTGCGCAGCCGCGTCATCGAATACACCGGCATCGACAACGACCTGATCGGCACCTGTCTGACAGACGTTTTGTCGGACGGGCTCAGCATGGTCTATTCGTTCTACACTCCTGACATGCCCCGCCACAGCCTTGGCACCTATCTGATCCTCGATCACATCGCCATCGCCCGCGAGGCAGGCCTGCCTTATGTCTATCTGGGCTATTGGGTGCCGGGCAGTCAGAAGATGGGCTATAAATCCAACTTTTCGGGGCTTGAAATCTACGTCGGCGGCAAGTGGACCAAGCTGAAAAACCCCGAGGATTACAGCCCGGACACGCATCCGCTGTCCTCGGACCCGATTGCCGAACAGGTCGCCAATATCTCGCTGCCCGACAGTCGCCCGGCCCGCTGA
- a CDS encoding cache domain-containing protein: protein MQRLWSRLTFSYAQKLSLVAAIPLVLAMAVIAILVTVQARALADREILALENQLIRAKKAELRNYVTQARNGFYFIYGSAAPDDDAAKKRVKQILAAMIYGREGFFFVYDYDGTNLVSPRQTDRIGQNWMDETDAEGTPVVSELIGIARQGDGYLTHLWPKPSTGEDARMISYVTSFPSWQWAVGTGVFIDDVLATTAAARAEVEARVQRTFLYITAITLLSVLLVFGSGMLINIRERRLADAKLKRLTQRVFDAQEEERGRVARELHDSISQILVGVRFALDVARRRLKSGTADTAETSLDRGIENLATAISEVRRISRDLRPAVLDDLGLGPALKSLTADFQTRTGVETTFNTVVFRNRLDQNAKIALYRIAQEALTNIERHSGATHVTVDLRGHRRGATLRIVDNGSGIRRETRSDQRGIGLRNMQERVEQLDGTLRILSSRGNGVAEGATSGTGTIVEATVPLTHLLPPDPKSGTDTSTDPKPQKMQA from the coding sequence ATGCAGCGTCTTTGGTCCCGTCTCACCTTCAGCTATGCGCAGAAACTGTCGCTGGTCGCGGCGATTCCGTTGGTTCTGGCGATGGCCGTGATTGCCATATTGGTGACGGTGCAGGCGCGCGCGCTGGCCGATCGTGAAATTCTGGCCCTTGAAAACCAGTTGATCCGGGCAAAAAAGGCCGAACTGCGCAACTATGTGACCCAAGCGCGCAACGGATTCTACTTTATCTATGGCAGCGCGGCCCCCGATGACGACGCGGCCAAGAAACGTGTCAAACAGATCCTTGCCGCGATGATCTATGGCCGCGAGGGTTTCTTTTTTGTTTATGACTATGACGGCACAAATCTGGTCAGCCCGCGCCAGACCGACCGGATCGGCCAGAACTGGATGGACGAGACCGACGCCGAAGGCACGCCGGTTGTCAGCGAACTGATCGGCATCGCGCGTCAGGGCGACGGGTATCTGACACATCTGTGGCCCAAGCCGTCAACAGGAGAGGACGCGCGAATGATTTCCTATGTTACCTCCTTTCCCAGCTGGCAGTGGGCCGTGGGCACAGGCGTGTTCATCGACGACGTGCTGGCCACCACCGCCGCCGCCCGTGCCGAGGTGGAAGCGCGGGTACAGCGTACATTTCTTTATATAACCGCGATCACATTGCTGTCGGTGTTGTTGGTGTTCGGATCGGGCATGCTGATCAACATCCGCGAACGCAGGCTGGCAGATGCCAAGCTCAAGCGTCTGACCCAGCGGGTGTTCGACGCGCAGGAAGAAGAACGTGGCCGTGTGGCGCGGGAACTGCACGACAGCATCAGCCAGATCCTTGTGGGTGTCCGCTTTGCCCTTGATGTCGCGCGGCGGCGACTGAAATCCGGTACGGCGGACACGGCAGAAACCTCGCTGGACCGCGGCATCGAAAATCTGGCCACCGCCATTTCGGAAGTGCGCCGCATCAGCCGCGACCTGCGCCCCGCCGTGCTGGACGATCTGGGCCTTGGCCCCGCGCTGAAATCCCTGACCGCCGACTTTCAGACCCGCACCGGCGTCGAAACCACATTCAACACTGTGGTTTTCCGCAACCGGCTGGACCAGAACGCCAAGATCGCACTGTATCGCATTGCCCAAGAGGCATTGACCAACATCGAACGCCATTCGGGTGCCACCCATGTTACCGTGGATCTGCGTGGCCACCGGCGCGGGGCGACGTTGCGCATTGTCGACAACGGCTCTGGCATCCGGCGTGAAACCCGCAGCGACCAGCGCGGTATCGGCTTGCGCAACATGCAAGAGCGTGTCGAACAACTGGATGGCACCTTGCGTATCCTGTCATCGCGGGGCAATGGCGTAGCCGAAGGTGCAACATCCGGCACGGGCACCATTGTCGAGGCCACCGTTCCGCTGACCCACCTGCTGCCACCCGATCCGAAATCGGGCACAGACACCTCCACCGATCCCAAACCGCAAAAGATGCAAGCATGA
- a CDS encoding response regulator transcription factor produces the protein MTEDTPLPHPIRVLVVDDHPMVAQGIQSILESYDDLLVVGTLGNGREVIDQMDALKPDVILMDLNMPEIGGLTATELVLERNPDTAVLILSMHDSPEYIASALDHGARGYVLKDVPTEEIKDAIDAVMRGERYLCTGAQGSIEPKPGDIRSALTGREQTILLQLAQGMTNKDVARDLDISVRTVETHRKNIKRKLGISSTAGLTRYAMEHGVLQGTGR, from the coding sequence ATGACCGAAGATACTCCACTGCCCCATCCCATCCGCGTTTTGGTGGTCGACGATCACCCGATGGTCGCCCAGGGCATCCAGTCCATTCTGGAAAGCTATGACGACCTGTTGGTGGTTGGCACGTTGGGCAACGGGCGCGAAGTGATCGACCAGATGGACGCGCTGAAACCCGACGTGATCCTGATGGACCTGAACATGCCGGAAATCGGCGGCCTGACCGCCACCGAACTGGTGCTGGAACGCAACCCCGACACCGCCGTTCTGATCCTGTCGATGCACGACAGCCCCGAATACATCGCCTCGGCGCTGGACCACGGCGCGCGCGGCTATGTGCTCAAGGATGTGCCGACGGAAGAAATCAAAGACGCCATTGACGCGGTGATGCGCGGCGAACGCTATCTGTGTACCGGCGCACAAGGCTCGATCGAGCCGAAACCGGGCGACATCCGGTCGGCACTGACGGGGCGCGAGCAGACAATCTTGCTGCAACTGGCCCAAGGAATGACAAACAAGGACGTGGCGCGCGATCTGGATATTTCGGTGCGCACCGTCGAGACCCACCGCAAGAACATCAAGCGCAAACTGGGCATCTCCAGCACCGCCGGTCTGACGCGCTATGCGATGGAGCACGGCGTTCTGCAAGGCACCGGACGTTGA
- a CDS encoding RDD family protein, translated as MTYSADPITDPKFYRDVTSKRFMAWIVDTILVLVLAVIIVPFTAFTALFFFPILYATIDFAYRTITIANSSATLGMRLTAIELRTDSGARLDLGQALIHTVGYYLSWAIFPLQLLSVIFMCASARGQSLTDIALGTAAMNRRTLR; from the coding sequence ATGACCTATTCCGCCGATCCGATCACCGACCCGAAGTTTTACCGCGATGTCACGTCAAAACGGTTCATGGCGTGGATCGTCGACACCATCCTTGTGCTGGTGCTGGCGGTGATCATCGTTCCGTTCACCGCCTTTACCGCGTTGTTCTTCTTTCCCATTCTCTATGCCACCATCGACTTTGCCTATCGCACGATCACCATTGCCAACAGCAGCGCAACGCTGGGCATGCGGCTGACAGCGATCGAGCTGCGCACTGATTCAGGCGCGCGTCTGGATCTGGGTCAGGCATTGATCCACACGGTCGGCTATTACCTCAGCTGGGCGATCTTCCCGCTGCAACTTCTGTCGGTGATCTTCATGTGCGCGTCGGCCCGTGGCCAAAGCCTGACCGACATCGCCCTTGGCACGGCAGCAATGAATCGCCGGACTTTGCGCTGA
- a CDS encoding YbaK/EbsC family protein — MSKSLKRVRAALEAAGLTPQITETALARTAQDAADAVGCTVDQIGKSIVFQGQTSGRAVLFVTAGGSRVDPAKATALAGEELGKADATLIRAQTGFAIGGVSPVGHLSPIQSFFDKRLLDFDVIWAAAGTPHHVFAADPAELAKICDAQISDFT; from the coding sequence ATGAGCAAAAGCCTGAAACGCGTCCGTGCCGCCCTCGAGGCCGCCGGGCTGACACCGCAGATCACCGAAACCGCCCTTGCCCGCACCGCGCAGGACGCAGCCGACGCTGTGGGCTGTACGGTGGACCAGATCGGCAAGTCGATCGTATTTCAGGGCCAGACCAGCGGGCGTGCGGTCTTGTTCGTCACCGCAGGCGGCAGCCGCGTGGATCCGGCCAAGGCCACAGCACTGGCAGGCGAAGAACTGGGCAAGGCCGACGCCACCCTGATCCGTGCGCAAACTGGCTTTGCCATTGGCGGGGTATCGCCCGTGGGCCACCTGTCACCGATCCAGTCGTTTTTCGACAAACGCCTGCTGGATTTTGACGTGATCTGGGCCGCAGCGGGCACGCCGCACCATGTTTTCGCCGCCGATCCGGCCGAACTTGCCAAAATATGTGACGCACAAATATCTGATTTTACATAA
- a CDS encoding NAD(P)H-dependent flavin oxidoreductase, with protein MDQQNAPDILTRLNIRAPIIQAPMAGVSTPALAAAVSNAGGLGSIGVGATDAAGARAMIDATRALTDRAFNVNLFVHARPTPDPAREAAWLDALRPLFAAYNAKPPAALRTIYQSFADDDAMFEMLCDTAPPVVSFHFGLPDARRITALKNAGCTLLATATNPAEAQAIADAGLDAIVAQGFEAGGHRGMFDPEAPDDMLGTFALTRLLVETSPLPVIAAGGIMDGAGIRAALDIGAIAAQLGTAFIACPESSADAPYRAALAGTAAQHTIMTQAISGRPARCLANRFTAWGAQTTARTPDYPIAYDAGKALNAAAKAAGEHGFGAQWAGQGAPLHRPMPAADLLALLHQEAG; from the coding sequence ATGGACCAGCAAAACGCCCCGGACATCCTGACACGTCTCAATATACGCGCCCCGATCATTCAGGCCCCGATGGCGGGTGTATCGACCCCCGCCCTTGCTGCGGCCGTTTCCAACGCCGGGGGCTTGGGCTCCATCGGTGTCGGCGCCACTGATGCCGCTGGCGCGCGCGCGATGATCGACGCCACCCGCGCGCTGACGGACCGCGCCTTTAACGTCAATCTTTTTGTCCACGCCCGCCCTACGCCGGACCCCGCCCGCGAAGCTGCATGGCTGGACGCCCTGCGCCCGCTCTTTGCGGCCTATAATGCCAAGCCGCCCGCTGCGCTGCGCACCATCTACCAAAGCTTTGCCGACGATGACGCCATGTTCGAGATGCTGTGCGACACCGCCCCGCCCGTGGTCAGCTTTCACTTTGGCCTGCCCGACGCGCGGCGTATTACAGCCCTGAAGAACGCGGGTTGCACCCTGCTTGCCACCGCCACCAATCCCGCCGAGGCCCAAGCCATCGCAGATGCCGGTCTTGACGCTATCGTGGCCCAAGGCTTCGAGGCTGGCGGCCACCGCGGCATGTTCGATCCCGAGGCCCCCGACGATATGCTGGGCACATTCGCCCTCACCCGCCTGCTGGTCGAAACCTCCCCCCTGCCGGTGATCGCGGCGGGCGGAATCATGGACGGCGCAGGCATCCGCGCGGCCCTGGACATCGGCGCAATCGCAGCCCAGCTTGGCACCGCCTTCATCGCCTGCCCAGAAAGCAGCGCCGACGCGCCCTACCGCGCAGCGCTGGCCGGCACCGCGGCACAGCACACGATCATGACCCAAGCCATATCCGGTCGTCCCGCCCGCTGCCTTGCCAACCGCTTTACCGCTTGGGGGGCACAAACCACGGCACGAACCCCGGACTACCCCATCGCCTATGACGCTGGCAAAGCGCTCAACGCCGCGGCCAAAGCCGCAGGCGAACACGGCTTTGGCGCGCAATGGGCCGGACAAGGTGCCCCCCTGCACCGCCCCATGCCCGCTGCCGACCTGCTGGCACTGCTGCATCAGGAAGCCGGCTAA
- a CDS encoding TRAP transporter substrate-binding protein, with protein sequence MDRRSFLKTSAIGGTAAAATTLAAPLYAQGKRTLTMVTSWPRGFAVLDDAATYFNTMVDEMSDGTLTIEKKAPGELVGAFEVFDAVSSGQADIYHAADYYFIGQHPGLAYFTAVPFGGTAQELTNWYLHGGGHELHNQIGEIFNMKMFLAGNSGSQSGGWFRKEINSAADFNGLKFRMPGLGGKVLGKLGASVQNIPGGELYQALSSGALDGLEWVGPFADERAGFQEVAKIYYTAGFHEPGSGLTASVNLDVFNELTPAQQKIIEYSAMATTHTGLAETLANNGAALARLQQQGVKTMQFPDDVWDAFGAASKEVMDENMDDTLFADIRNSFEESLRSSAEWLQKSDAFYVEQRQRVLNQG encoded by the coding sequence ATGGACCGTCGTTCATTTCTGAAAACATCCGCGATTGGCGGTACCGCCGCCGCCGCAACCACGCTGGCCGCACCGCTTTACGCGCAAGGCAAGCGTACTTTGACAATGGTGACCTCATGGCCACGCGGTTTTGCCGTGCTGGATGATGCGGCAACCTATTTCAACACTATGGTTGACGAGATGTCCGATGGCACTCTGACCATCGAGAAAAAAGCCCCCGGCGAGCTGGTTGGCGCGTTCGAAGTGTTTGACGCTGTGTCCTCGGGACAGGCCGACATCTATCACGCGGCTGATTATTACTTTATCGGCCAGCACCCCGGTCTGGCCTATTTCACGGCTGTGCCCTTTGGCGGCACCGCCCAAGAGCTGACCAACTGGTATTTGCACGGTGGCGGCCACGAACTGCACAATCAGATCGGTGAAATCTTCAACATGAAGATGTTCCTTGCCGGCAACTCGGGCTCGCAGTCCGGTGGCTGGTTCCGCAAGGAAATCAACTCGGCTGCCGACTTCAACGGGTTGAAATTCCGTATGCCCGGTCTGGGTGGCAAGGTGCTGGGCAAACTGGGCGCCTCGGTTCAGAACATCCCGGGTGGCGAGCTGTATCAGGCATTGTCCTCGGGCGCGCTGGACGGTCTGGAGTGGGTTGGCCCGTTCGCGGACGAACGCGCAGGCTTCCAGGAAGTTGCGAAAATCTACTACACCGCCGGTTTCCACGAGCCGGGCTCGGGTCTGACCGCATCGGTCAATCTGGACGTGTTCAACGAACTGACACCGGCCCAGCAGAAGATCATCGAATATTCCGCGATGGCGACAACGCACACCGGTCTGGCCGAAACACTGGCCAACAACGGTGCGGCGCTGGCACGTTTGCAGCAGCAGGGTGTGAAAACCATGCAGTTCCCCGACGACGTCTGGGACGCATTCGGCGCTGCCTCGAAAGAGGTGATGGACGAGAACATGGACGACACCCTGTTCGCCGACATCCGCAACAGCTTTGAAGAGTCGCTGAGATCTTCGGCCGAATGGCTGCAAAAATCGGACGCCTTCTATGTTGAACAGCGCCAGCGCGTGCTGAACCAAGGCTAA
- a CDS encoding TRAP transporter large permease, whose amino-acid sequence MLFGLDGVEIGLIIVFVCLFGGILSGFPVAFAIGGAGIISFGIIAALDSAGLLIHQAIDQSSAAYRDLVNSGVKADSISIFRYPDLPRMAESVFPQGWETAMDRNVSFIVNRMNERVLAGQSIETLLAVLMFVLMGITLERSKIANDLLTTMARVFGPLPGGLAVSIVVVGAFLAASTGIVGATVVTMGLLALPTMLRHNYSPEIATGVIAASGTLGQIIPPSIVIVLLGTLAGDLYSAAQEQRAQLAGCTDALSFLGKPAVLSVGTLFQAALLPGILLALMYALYAFVYALLNPEKAPAVPMGTSSSEPITRSEGFTWFLGAPILMVVGTILLANVGIVGSQNMTVSSFSDIEQGASLRTNVSAECKASMIDLHGQSKWDTAVAQQQEIDAAGGLRASERLTPEALQEAVDAKVVNAAPIGTGTAILLILTGLILTTARGVAPSRDKRPLVVGAIGAVLVLLVDILLIGPRTSSGTYVALMAIPFTTVLYGCYHGVISCSKNELIRVVFPPLVLIVAVLGSILGGITNPTPAAALGAGGAIMLAAYRKLTDVDRSPKVIIWSTLAILVCILVGVNFDLRINTDDVSFESWVAFIVAYAAYLYALFGLLFSCWVLYTSGVLTPIVRETAKVTSMVFTILIGSQLLNLVVISFGGEHYIQMFLKSFDNEIKVFLLVMLVLFVLGFVLDFLEIIYIVIPIVGPVIYGGTFDPKWVTIMIAVNLQTSFLTPPFGFALFYLRGVAPKEVTTGHIYRGIIPFVLIQVLGLAILWFFPAIVTIVPDLIPS is encoded by the coding sequence ATGTTGTTTGGACTCGATGGCGTCGAGATTGGCCTGATCATCGTCTTTGTCTGCCTGTTTGGCGGCATCCTGTCGGGCTTTCCGGTGGCTTTTGCGATCGGCGGGGCTGGTATCATCTCGTTCGGGATCATTGCCGCGCTGGACAGCGCGGGCCTGCTGATCCATCAGGCGATTGACCAGTCCAGCGCGGCCTACCGCGATCTGGTCAACAGCGGGGTCAAGGCGGATTCAATCAGCATTTTCCGCTATCCCGACTTGCCGCGCATGGCTGAATCGGTGTTCCCCCAAGGTTGGGAAACCGCGATGGACCGCAACGTATCGTTCATCGTGAACCGTATGAATGAACGGGTTCTGGCGGGGCAGTCGATTGAAACGCTGCTGGCGGTGCTGATGTTCGTTCTGATGGGCATTACGCTGGAACGCTCTAAGATCGCCAATGATCTGCTGACGACGATGGCGCGGGTCTTTGGCCCGCTGCCGGGTGGTCTGGCGGTGTCGATCGTGGTTGTGGGTGCGTTTCTGGCCGCGTCCACAGGGATCGTGGGTGCGACCGTGGTGACAATGGGTCTGCTGGCATTGCCGACCATGTTGCGCCATAACTATTCGCCCGAGATTGCCACAGGTGTTATCGCTGCATCGGGTACGTTGGGGCAGATCATCCCGCCGTCAATCGTGATCGTTCTGCTGGGCACGCTGGCGGGCGATCTGTATTCGGCCGCACAAGAGCAACGCGCCCAGCTTGCGGGCTGTACCGACGCGCTGAGCTTTCTGGGCAAGCCTGCGGTTCTGTCCGTGGGTACGTTGTTTCAGGCGGCCTTGCTGCCGGGCATCCTGCTGGCTTTGATGTATGCGCTTTATGCCTTTGTCTATGCGTTGCTGAACCCCGAAAAAGCCCCCGCTGTGCCAATGGGAACGTCCAGCTCCGAGCCGATCACCCGCAGCGAAGGCTTTACGTGGTTCCTGGGCGCGCCGATCCTGATGGTGGTGGGTACGATCCTGCTGGCCAACGTGGGCATTGTCGGATCGCAAAACATGACCGTCTCGTCCTTTTCGGACATCGAACAAGGCGCGTCGCTGCGGACCAATGTTTCAGCGGAGTGCAAAGCGTCGATGATCGACCTGCACGGCCAGTCGAAATGGGATACAGCCGTCGCACAGCAGCAAGAGATTGACGCCGCCGGTGGCCTGCGAGCCTCCGAGCGTCTGACACCCGAAGCGCTGCAAGAGGCCGTCGACGCCAAAGTCGTGAACGCAGCCCCCATCGGCACCGGCACTGCGATCCTGTTGATCCTGACCGGCCTGATCCTGACCACAGCGCGTGGCGTCGCACCGTCGAGGGATAAGCGCCCGCTGGTGGTTGGTGCCATCGGTGCGGTGCTGGTGTTGCTGGTCGACATCCTGCTGATCGGTCCGCGCACCTCGTCCGGGACCTATGTTGCGCTGATGGCGATCCCCTTCACCACAGTGCTTTACGGGTGCTATCACGGGGTGATCAGCTGTTCCAAAAATGAACTGATCCGCGTGGTGTTCCCGCCGCTGGTTCTGATTGTCGCGGTGCTGGGCTCGATTCTTGGCGGTATCACCAACCCGACGCCCGCAGCGGCGCTGGGGGCGGGCGGTGCGATCATGCTGGCGGCCTATCGCAAGCTGACCGACGTCGATCGCAGCCCCAAGGTGATCATCTGGTCGACGCTGGCCATTCTGGTCTGCATCCTTGTCGGTGTGAATTTCGACCTGCGGATCAACACCGACGACGTGTCGTTCGAAAGCTGGGTTGCCTTTATCGTGGCCTATGCGGCCTATCTTTATGCGCTGTTCGGCCTGCTGTTCAGCTGCTGGGTCTTGTACACATCCGGTGTTCTGACGCCCATCGTACGCGAGACGGCCAAAGTAACCTCGATGGTGTTCACCATCCTGATCGGCAGCCAGCTTCTGAACCTTGTGGTCATCAGCTTTGGCGGCGAACACTACATCCAGATGTTCCTCAAGTCCTTTGACAACGAGATCAAGGTGTTCCTTCTGGTGATGCTGGTGCTGTTCGTTCTGGGCTTTGTTCTCGATTTCCTCGAGATCATCTACATCGTCATTCCGATCGTGGGGCCGGTGATCTATGGCGGCACCTTTGATCCGAAATGGGTGACGATCATGATTGCGGTGAACCTGCAGACATCGTTCCTGACGCCGCCCTTCGGCTTTGCGCTGTTTTATTTACGCGGGGTGGCCCCCAAAGAGGTCACCACCGGTCACATCTATCGTGGCATCATCCCCTTTGTGCTGATCCAAGTGCTGGGGCTGGCAATCTTGTGGTTCTTCCCTGCGATTGTGACCATCGTGCCGGATCTGATCCCGAGCTGA